The proteins below are encoded in one region of Bacillota bacterium:
- a CDS encoding pseudouridine synthase, with the protein MGPRERLNRYLARCGLGARRRCEELIRAGRVEVNGRVTTDPATTVDAAGDRVTVDGHQVHPQEHVYILLHKPPGYVSTVQDPLGRPTVLDLVPCDTRVYPVGRLDWDTSGLLLLTNDGALAFRLTHPRFGVARTYRALVRGMPSPRALVRLRRGVQVAGRRTAPADVRVAGKEVGDAWLEITVREGRYHQVKLMTEAVGHPVLRLVRIGMGPLRLGRLPPGRFRFLSEREVAALRRAVAREESPVQRRISRRGG; encoded by the coding sequence TTGGGACCCAGGGAAAGGCTGAACCGCTACCTGGCCCGTTGCGGCCTGGGGGCGCGGCGCAGGTGCGAGGAACTGATCCGGGCGGGGAGGGTGGAGGTTAACGGCCGGGTGACCACCGACCCGGCCACCACGGTGGACGCCGCCGGGGATCGGGTGACGGTGGACGGCCACCAGGTGCACCCCCAGGAGCATGTTTACATCCTGTTGCACAAGCCACCCGGGTACGTGAGCACGGTGCAGGACCCCCTGGGAAGGCCCACGGTGCTGGACCTGGTGCCCTGCGATACCCGGGTGTATCCGGTGGGCAGGCTGGACTGGGACACCTCCGGGTTGCTCCTGCTCACCAACGATGGGGCCCTGGCATTCCGTCTCACTCATCCCCGCTTCGGGGTGGCCCGCACGTACCGCGCCCTGGTACGGGGGATGCCCTCGCCCAGGGCGCTTGTGCGGCTGCGCCGGGGCGTCCAGGTGGCGGGCAGGCGCACAGCCCCGGCCGATGTGCGCGTGGCAGGCAAAGAGGTGGGGGATGCCTGGCTGGAGATCACCGTCCGGGAGGGCAGATACCACCAGGTCAAGCTGATGACGGAAGCGGTCGGGCACCCCGTCCTGCGCCTGGTGCGCATCGGCATGGGGCCGCTCCGCCTCGGGCGTCTCCCCCCGGGACGCTTCCGGTTCCTGTCCGAGCGGGAAGTGGCCGCCCTGCGCCGGGCGGTGGCGCGGGAGGAAAGCCCTGTGCAGAGGCGAATATCAAGGCGCGGGGGGTGA
- a CDS encoding FCD domain-containing protein gives MEQELEYLALKAVAEAPEPLGSWSLRDGLVQAGIRLSEATAGRILREMDRRGFTARQGFRGRVLTPRGQDRLEALQRERRTSLNQHAFLQALRAHNREQLLEILEARRAIESEVARLAALRATPALLEQMAGAVNRHQTQVSARLTGWQEDASFHRLLAQAAGNRVLLAASELVREEGQLSPVLEYIRGRVGSVMVTDHRTILEKVMAHDPEGAQQAMAGHIDSIIRDVLRFWEEQASGASPNT, from the coding sequence GTGGAACAGGAGCTTGAGTACCTGGCCTTGAAGGCCGTGGCCGAGGCCCCCGAGCCCCTGGGCTCCTGGAGCCTGCGGGACGGGCTGGTGCAGGCGGGCATCAGGCTGTCGGAGGCCACCGCCGGCCGCATCCTCAGGGAGATGGACCGGCGCGGGTTCACCGCACGGCAGGGCTTCCGCGGGAGAGTGCTCACCCCCCGGGGGCAGGACCGCCTGGAGGCCCTGCAGCGGGAACGGCGGACGTCCCTGAACCAGCATGCCTTCCTGCAGGCCCTGCGCGCCCACAACCGCGAGCAACTGCTGGAGATCCTGGAGGCCCGCCGGGCCATCGAGAGCGAGGTGGCCCGGCTCGCCGCCCTGCGCGCGACGCCCGCCCTGCTGGAGCAGATGGCGGGGGCGGTGAACCGTCACCAGACCCAGGTCAGCGCCCGGCTCACGGGCTGGCAGGAAGATGCCTCTTTCCATCGCCTGCTCGCCCAGGCGGCGGGAAACCGCGTCCTTCTGGCGGCCAGCGAGCTGGTGCGGGAAGAAGGCCAGCTTTCCCCCGTCCTGGAGTACATCCGGGGACGGGTGGGGAGCGTCATGGTCACGGACCACCGCACCATCCTGGAGAAGGTGATGGCCCACGACCCGGAGGGTGCCCAGCAGGCCATGGCCGGGCACATCGACAGCATCATCCGCGACGTGCTCAGGTTCTGGGAGGAGCAGGCGAGCGGGGCCAGCCCGAACACCTGA
- a CDS encoding cobalamin B12-binding domain-containing protein, with product MPGKRVLLAPLDPVHDVGLKLIKKQLEGQGHRVTLLSPDLTPEEVTRAALAEHPDALLVSRTVGYEAAELLARLADLLDGAGLRPRMRVAVGGMAVRPELAAEMGYDAGFGPGTPPQAAVAFVEGTPLTAGEEALTLQKPGLCAGYGYGWKDAPIGDLARELARGFIAWGEGATTPGTRRAALVQAMARAGGSDLRHLEEEYLQLCSPEVAAMRQGELPSHCRLIGPEEGERALEVLARGRGWHPLVRTPDRRPVVFVQYGTGCPIMDALHAVVATRWGAQGTVHFDPAWSARHEGLPRGLLSWSADGTFYTPENLRFFRQAAGTHLLWQVRAHRGLNTPETVVWAAITGADLTKINPVYGSLGGGTDPERLLVDALSAMRLAASYGLPFDVVTNEELGGVPAHKAIAGMLVVVATGLELGARPILQPLFCYSPEAMLEGYMDRDYVDWNAAKVIALRRIIDAPVWPGAPIGFLTHTEERVQSGVTTALHAGLAASLGVDAITIASTDEAYSRGPISAAARVDSLRAVGEAFRFLGEAAVSPTARAERLAEELLGGVAATLETALDHPSFCDALYAGVFGSREEGGNPGRAGRGTVSRSGGSGVSRVGSA from the coding sequence ATGCCGGGTAAGCGGGTCCTGCTGGCGCCCCTGGACCCCGTGCACGACGTGGGCCTCAAGCTCATCAAGAAACAGCTCGAGGGGCAGGGTCACCGGGTAACCCTGCTCTCCCCTGACCTCACCCCGGAAGAGGTGACCCGGGCCGCTCTGGCCGAGCACCCCGATGCCCTGCTGGTCAGCCGCACGGTGGGATACGAGGCGGCGGAGCTGCTGGCCCGGCTGGCCGACCTCCTGGACGGAGCCGGTCTCAGGCCACGCATGCGGGTGGCCGTGGGTGGGATGGCCGTGCGGCCGGAGCTGGCCGCCGAGATGGGGTACGATGCCGGGTTCGGCCCGGGGACACCCCCGCAGGCGGCAGTCGCCTTTGTGGAAGGGACGCCCCTGACGGCCGGAGAGGAGGCTCTGACCCTCCAGAAACCCGGCCTGTGTGCCGGCTACGGTTACGGGTGGAAGGACGCGCCCATTGGGGATCTGGCCCGGGAGCTGGCCCGCGGGTTCATCGCCTGGGGTGAGGGTGCCACCACCCCGGGAACCCGGCGGGCTGCCCTGGTGCAGGCCATGGCCCGGGCCGGCGGCTCCGATCTCAGGCATCTCGAGGAGGAATACCTCCAGCTTTGCAGCCCGGAAGTGGCGGCCATGAGGCAGGGGGAACTGCCCTCTCACTGCCGGCTTATCGGCCCCGAGGAAGGGGAGCGGGCCCTGGAAGTCCTGGCGAGGGGCAGAGGGTGGCATCCGCTGGTTAGAACCCCCGACCGCCGTCCCGTGGTATTCGTGCAGTACGGTACCGGGTGCCCCATCATGGACGCCCTGCACGCGGTGGTGGCCACCCGGTGGGGCGCCCAGGGCACCGTCCATTTCGATCCCGCCTGGAGTGCCCGCCATGAGGGGCTGCCCCGCGGTTTGCTCTCCTGGAGTGCGGACGGCACTTTCTATACCCCTGAGAACCTGCGCTTCTTCCGGCAGGCAGCCGGCACCCACCTGCTCTGGCAGGTGCGCGCCCATCGCGGGCTGAACACCCCTGAGACGGTGGTGTGGGCTGCTATCACCGGCGCCGACCTGACCAAGATCAACCCCGTATACGGTTCTCTGGGCGGGGGAACGGACCCGGAGCGGCTCCTGGTGGATGCCCTTTCTGCTATGCGTCTGGCTGCCTCCTACGGCCTGCCCTTTGACGTGGTGACCAACGAGGAGCTGGGCGGGGTGCCGGCCCACAAGGCCATCGCCGGCATGCTGGTGGTGGTGGCGACGGGCCTGGAACTGGGGGCACGGCCCATCCTGCAGCCCCTGTTCTGCTACTCTCCCGAGGCCATGCTGGAAGGGTACATGGACCGCGACTACGTGGACTGGAATGCGGCCAAGGTGATTGCCCTCCGGCGCATCATCGACGCCCCGGTGTGGCCGGGAGCCCCCATCGGGTTCCTCACCCACACCGAGGAACGGGTGCAGTCAGGGGTGACCACGGCCCTCCATGCCGGCCTGGCCGCCTCCCTGGGCGTGGATGCCATCACCATCGCCTCCACAGACGAAGCCTACTCCCGCGGCCCCATCAGCGCAGCGGCCCGGGTGGATTCCCTGCGCGCGGTGGGGGAGGCATTCCGCTTCCTGGGAGAGGCAGCCGTCTCTCCGACGGCCAGGGCAGAACGCCTGGCCGAGGAGCTGCTGGGGGGCGTGGCCGCCACCCTGGAGACGGCCCTCGACCATCCTTCGTTCTGCGACGCCCTCTACGCGGGTGTGTTCGGCAGCCGCGAGGAGGGGGGCAATCCCGGCCGGGCGGGCAGGGGCACCGTCTCCCGGTCCGGCGGCAGCGGTGTGTCCCGGGTGGGGTCGGCGTAG
- a CDS encoding radical SAM protein — MPASGPAYRRHGPGLIRARAEAAWELADPCRLCPRECGVRRRHGEAGVCRTAGRAVVSSYGPHFGEEPPLTGWRGSGTIFFAWCNLRCIYCQNYQISQEGEGREVGDLELAQMMLTLQQRGCHNVNLVSPSHVVPQILSALAIAAEQGLALPLVYNTGGYDAVSTLRLLDGIVDIYMPDMKYSDAEVGRRLSGVSDYPERNREAVREMHRQVGDLVMDQGLARRGLIVRHLILPRGLAGTEEVVRFLAEDISPRTYVNIMGQYRPCYRARETEELARPVTTKEYVAGLETARRAGLRLAG; from the coding sequence TTGCCGGCAAGTGGCCCGGCGTACAGGCGGCACGGTCCGGGGTTGATAAGGGCGCGGGCCGAGGCAGCCTGGGAACTGGCCGACCCCTGCCGTCTCTGCCCGCGGGAGTGCGGGGTCCGGCGACGGCATGGGGAGGCAGGGGTGTGCCGGACGGCAGGGCGGGCCGTGGTGTCCAGCTATGGACCACACTTCGGGGAGGAACCTCCTCTCACGGGATGGCGGGGGTCTGGCACGATATTCTTCGCGTGGTGCAACCTGCGCTGCATCTACTGTCAAAACTACCAGATCAGCCAGGAGGGAGAGGGTCGCGAAGTAGGCGACCTGGAGCTGGCACAGATGATGCTCACCCTCCAGCAGCGGGGGTGCCATAACGTCAACCTGGTCAGCCCCAGTCACGTGGTGCCCCAGATCCTTTCCGCCCTAGCCATAGCGGCTGAACAGGGCCTTGCCCTGCCGCTGGTGTACAATACCGGGGGATACGATGCTGTCTCCACCTTACGTCTCCTCGACGGCATAGTGGACATCTACATGCCCGATATGAAATACTCTGATGCGGAAGTGGGCAGGCGGTTGTCGGGCGTATCCGACTATCCCGAGCGTAACCGGGAGGCCGTGCGGGAGATGCACCGCCAGGTGGGCGACCTGGTGATGGACCAGGGGTTGGCCAGGAGAGGACTCATCGTCCGCCACCTGATCCTGCCCCGCGGCCTGGCGGGGACCGAGGAGGTGGTCCGCTTCCTGGCGGAAGACATTTCGCCCCGCACCTACGTGAATATCATGGGACAGTACCGGCCGTGCTATCGGGCCCGGGAAACGGAAGAGTTGGCCCGGCCGGTCACGACGAAGGAGTACGTGGCGGGCCTCGAAACAGCGCGGCGCGCGGGTCTGCGCCTGGCCGGGTGA
- a CDS encoding lysophospholipid acyltransferase family protein, with amino-acid sequence MSGRVTLAYRLARYLVTAVLKVLFFWKVEGRQHIPPQGPVLFCCNHLSAWDPPVVGCAATRQVYFMAKRELWRIPVLRSVIAALGAYPVDRQRADLSTVRRSLQLLEQGRAVGVFPEGTRSRTGQLGPLRTGGAKLALRTGAAVVPMAIVGPYRLFQPLHVRIGKPLYLGRDTNPTREKVRAVRDEMARAIAGLLEGSISSEAGKRREGTAG; translated from the coding sequence GTGTCAGGACGGGTAACCCTGGCCTACCGGCTGGCGCGGTATCTGGTCACGGCGGTCCTCAAGGTGCTGTTCTTCTGGAAGGTGGAGGGGCGGCAGCACATCCCTCCCCAGGGGCCGGTTCTGTTCTGCTGCAACCACCTGAGCGCATGGGATCCACCCGTGGTGGGATGTGCCGCCACCCGGCAGGTGTACTTCATGGCCAAGCGGGAGCTCTGGCGGATACCGGTGCTGCGCAGCGTCATCGCCGCCCTGGGCGCGTATCCGGTCGACCGCCAGCGGGCAGACCTCTCCACCGTGCGCAGGTCCCTGCAACTGCTGGAGCAGGGGCGGGCGGTGGGCGTGTTCCCTGAAGGGACCAGGAGCCGCACCGGCCAGCTGGGGCCCCTGCGCACCGGAGGAGCCAAGCTGGCGCTGCGCACGGGGGCAGCGGTGGTACCCATGGCCATCGTCGGTCCCTACCGGCTGTTTCAGCCGCTGCACGTCCGTATCGGAAAGCCCCTCTACCTCGGCCGGGATACCAATCCCACCAGGGAGAAGGTGAGGGCGGTCCGGGACGAGATGGCCCGGGCGATAGCCGGGTTGCTGGAAGGCTCTATTTCAAGCGAGGCAGGCAAGCGTCGTGAGGGTACTGCTGGCTAG
- a CDS encoding nicotinate phosphoribosyltransferase yields MRLSEVPNYDPGPRLLYSATPDEVARGATTDIYFLRTYEILERLGRLDTPVVAEIFTSRAGVMAGVPECQQLLAGRKVGVWALPEGEEFGGKEVVMRIAGPYVEFGLLETALLGILASSCAWATAARECRKAAGDRLVICFGARHVHPAVAPVMERAALVGGAGGASCIMAARLAGRLPSGTIPHAAILIAGDTVEVARAYDRYMPADAPRIILVDTFKDEAEEALRVAQALGPALNGVRLDTPAERGGVTPDLVREVRQRLDQAGFSHVKIFVSGGLDPARIALLAEAGADAFGVGSYISGTRPIDMTLDLKEVAGQPIAKRGRIPGITPGTRLQKIL; encoded by the coding sequence ATGCGCCTATCCGAAGTGCCAAATTATGATCCTGGGCCCCGCCTTCTGTATTCGGCCACCCCCGACGAAGTGGCCAGAGGGGCCACCACCGACATCTACTTCCTGCGGACGTACGAGATCCTGGAGCGCCTGGGCAGGCTCGACACCCCGGTAGTGGCCGAGATTTTCACCAGCCGGGCCGGGGTAATGGCCGGGGTTCCGGAATGCCAGCAACTCCTGGCCGGCCGCAAGGTGGGAGTCTGGGCTCTACCCGAGGGAGAGGAGTTCGGCGGGAAGGAAGTGGTGATGCGCATCGCCGGTCCATACGTGGAGTTCGGATTGCTGGAAACCGCCCTGCTGGGCATTCTGGCATCCAGCTGCGCCTGGGCCACAGCCGCCCGCGAGTGCCGGAAGGCGGCCGGGGACAGGCTGGTGATCTGTTTCGGGGCCCGGCACGTCCATCCCGCGGTGGCACCGGTGATGGAGCGGGCAGCGCTGGTGGGCGGTGCCGGCGGAGCCAGCTGCATCATGGCCGCCCGGCTGGCCGGGAGACTCCCTTCCGGTACCATACCCCACGCGGCCATCCTGATCGCGGGCGACACGGTGGAGGTGGCCCGGGCTTACGACCGCTACATGCCTGCCGACGCGCCCCGCATCATCCTGGTGGACACCTTCAAGGACGAGGCCGAGGAGGCCCTGCGGGTGGCACAGGCTCTCGGTCCTGCCCTGAATGGCGTCAGGCTGGATACTCCGGCGGAACGGGGCGGGGTGACACCGGACCTGGTGCGGGAGGTCAGGCAGCGACTGGACCAGGCCGGATTCTCCCATGTGAAGATCTTCGTCTCGGGCGGGCTTGACCCGGCGCGCATCGCCCTGCTGGCCGAGGCAGGGGCGGATGCCTTCGGGGTGGGCAGCTACATCTCCGGGACCAGACCCATCGACATGACCCTGGACCTGAAGGAGGTTGCCGGGCAGCCGATAGCCAAGCGGGGTCGCATCCCGGGCATCACCCCCGGCACCCGGCTGCAGAAGATTCTGTGA
- a CDS encoding isochorismatase family cysteine hydrolase → MERRALVVIDMLRDFVAEEGSLYCGPAASALVEPVAAEIQQARREGAPVIYVCDRHRPDDPEFAMFPPHCVEGTPGAEVVAALAPRPDDRITAKRRFSGFFGTDLDLSLRELEVDRLRLVGVCTNICVLYTAADARMRGYRVEVPADKVASFDPEAHRWALGQMEKVLGVRVL, encoded by the coding sequence ATGGAGAGGCGAGCCCTGGTGGTAATCGACATGTTGCGGGACTTTGTGGCGGAGGAAGGCAGCCTGTACTGCGGTCCGGCCGCATCCGCCCTGGTCGAGCCTGTGGCAGCAGAAATCCAGCAGGCACGCCGGGAAGGAGCTCCCGTGATCTACGTGTGCGATCGCCACCGGCCCGATGATCCCGAGTTCGCCATGTTTCCGCCCCACTGCGTCGAGGGCACCCCGGGAGCCGAGGTGGTTGCGGCCCTTGCGCCACGTCCGGATGATCGGATCACAGCCAAGCGGCGTTTCAGCGGGTTCTTCGGCACCGACCTCGATCTCAGCCTGCGCGAGCTCGAGGTCGACCGGCTACGCCTGGTCGGGGTATGCACCAACATCTGCGTGCTTTACACGGCCGCCGATGCGCGCATGCGGGGTTACCGGGTAGAGGTGCCTGCGGACAAGGTGGCTTCTTTCGATCCCGAAGCCCACCGATGGGCTTTGGGGCAGATGGAGAAAGTGCTGGGGGTGCGCGTGCTGTGA
- a CDS encoding bifunctional 4-hydroxy-3-methylbut-2-enyl diphosphate reductase/30S ribosomal protein S1: MRVLLARHFGFCFGVERAVHMAREAAGKGPLATLGPLIHNRRVVAELEAAGVRCVSSLDDALETVIFRTHGAGPSSYEEAQCRGLRVLDATCPFVRRAREEAQRLADQGYQVVVVGDPSHPEIRALVEWLGGQARVVRDLEEVDHLSPAGRVGVVAQTTLPREMLEQVAAALGERCDELRVADTICTATTQRQQATREVAREADLVLVVGDCNSANTRRLLEIARAEGCPARLVERAEDLQPRWLEGVGTVGIVAGASTPEWVIKEVVAKVQELGGEDRSELEGRRDLEEASEEAAALDAVVTEAVVAPQVAPPEEETRAAEAEALPGEDQALPVEESAVPAADEAPVVEESAVPAADEAPVVEESAVPAADEAPVVEESAVPAADEAPVVEESAVPAADEAPVAESGDETPESAVPESDVSLLEQSLGLIQPGDLVQGRVLEVTPQGVVVDVGYKSEGVIPLGELARRRFTSPDEIVRPGDEITVYVLSVDNQEQILKLSKKRADEILAWEQLKQVRQEGQVVEAEVIQEVKGGLVVDVGLRGFVPASQIERGYVQDLGRYAGKKLRLKVIELDRGKGRCILSQRVVLEEERRCRREETWSTIAEGQVRSGIVKSITDFGAFIDVGGVDGLLHVSEMSWGRVNHPSEVLREGQEVNVMVLRLDREKGKISLGLKQTVPDPWQTVQERYPVGNVVTGRVTRLAPFGAFVELEPGVEGLVHLSELSSDRVSRADEVLNVGEEVKVKILRMRPHDRRIGLSLRQVLQDQERAEIKRFLTAGNSGPLSTAVSEVLNNRENH; the protein is encoded by the coding sequence GTGAGGGTACTGCTGGCTAGGCACTTTGGCTTCTGTTTCGGGGTGGAAAGAGCGGTGCACATGGCCCGGGAGGCGGCGGGGAAAGGCCCGCTGGCCACTCTCGGGCCCCTTATCCATAACCGGCGGGTGGTCGCCGAGCTGGAGGCGGCCGGCGTCCGGTGCGTTTCGTCCCTCGACGATGCTCTGGAGACCGTGATCTTCCGCACCCACGGCGCGGGCCCCTCGTCATACGAGGAAGCTCAGTGCCGGGGGCTGAGAGTGCTGGATGCCACCTGCCCGTTCGTGAGGCGCGCCCGCGAGGAAGCGCAGCGCCTGGCCGACCAGGGCTACCAGGTGGTGGTGGTGGGTGACCCCTCCCATCCCGAGATCCGGGCCCTGGTGGAATGGCTGGGAGGGCAGGCCCGGGTGGTGCGCGACCTGGAAGAGGTCGACCATCTCAGTCCTGCCGGGCGGGTGGGGGTGGTGGCCCAGACCACTCTTCCCCGGGAGATGCTGGAGCAGGTTGCCGCTGCACTGGGGGAGCGGTGCGACGAGTTGAGGGTAGCCGACACCATCTGCACGGCCACCACCCAGCGCCAGCAGGCCACCCGGGAGGTGGCCCGGGAAGCCGATCTGGTCCTGGTGGTGGGCGACTGCAATAGCGCCAACACCCGGCGCCTGCTCGAGATCGCGCGCGCAGAGGGTTGCCCCGCTCGCCTGGTGGAAAGGGCGGAGGATCTCCAACCCCGGTGGCTGGAAGGGGTTGGCACGGTGGGCATCGTTGCTGGGGCTTCTACCCCGGAATGGGTCATAAAGGAGGTCGTGGCCAAGGTGCAGGAGCTAGGTGGGGAGGATCGCAGCGAGTTGGAGGGTCGCAGAGATCTGGAAGAGGCGTCGGAGGAGGCGGCTGCTCTGGATGCCGTGGTGACCGAGGCCGTGGTGGCACCCCAGGTGGCACCACCGGAGGAGGAGACCAGGGCCGCTGAGGCGGAGGCCCTTCCCGGGGAGGATCAGGCGCTCCCGGTGGAGGAGAGCGCCGTCCCCGCCGCGGACGAGGCACCGGTGGTGGAGGAGAGTGCCGTCCCCGCCGCGGACGAGGCACCGGTGGTGGAGGAGAGTGCCGTCCCCGCCGCGGACGAGGCACCGGTGGTGGAGGAGAGCGCCGTCCCCGCCGCGGACGAGGCACCGGTGGTGGAGGAGAGCGCCGTCCCCGCCGCGGACGAGGCACCGGTGGCAGAGAGCGGCGACGAGACCCCGGAGTCCGCAGTGCCGGAGTCGGACGTCAGCCTCCTGGAGCAGAGCCTCGGCCTCATACAGCCCGGGGACCTGGTACAGGGACGGGTGCTGGAGGTGACACCCCAGGGCGTGGTGGTGGACGTGGGATACAAGTCCGAGGGCGTGATTCCGCTGGGAGAGCTGGCCCGGCGGCGCTTCACTTCGCCCGACGAGATCGTACGCCCCGGGGACGAGATAACCGTGTACGTGCTCTCCGTCGACAACCAGGAGCAGATCCTGAAGCTCTCCAAGAAGCGGGCTGACGAGATCCTGGCCTGGGAGCAGCTCAAGCAGGTGCGCCAGGAAGGCCAGGTGGTCGAGGCCGAAGTAATCCAGGAAGTCAAGGGCGGCCTGGTGGTGGACGTGGGCTTGCGGGGCTTCGTTCCTGCCTCCCAGATCGAGCGGGGTTACGTGCAGGACCTGGGCAGGTACGCGGGGAAGAAGCTGCGCCTGAAAGTGATCGAGCTGGACAGGGGCAAGGGCCGCTGCATCCTTTCCCAGCGCGTGGTGCTCGAGGAGGAGCGCCGGTGCAGGCGGGAGGAAACCTGGTCCACCATTGCCGAAGGGCAGGTCAGGAGCGGCATCGTGAAGAGCATCACCGACTTCGGCGCCTTCATCGACGTGGGCGGGGTGGACGGGCTGCTGCACGTCTCCGAAATGTCGTGGGGACGGGTGAACCACCCTTCCGAGGTGCTCCGCGAGGGCCAGGAGGTCAACGTGATGGTGCTCCGTCTCGACCGCGAGAAGGGCAAGATCTCGCTCGGGCTCAAGCAGACGGTCCCCGATCCCTGGCAGACGGTGCAGGAGCGGTACCCGGTGGGGAACGTGGTGACGGGCCGGGTGACCAGGCTGGCCCCATTCGGAGCCTTCGTGGAACTGGAGCCCGGCGTGGAAGGGCTGGTGCACCTGTCCGAGCTGTCCAG
- the cmk gene encoding (d)CMP kinase encodes MKSEKGKEQFIVEREGKTSRRVRIVAIDGPAGAGKSTVAQRVAARLGLVYIDTGGMYRALTLKALRAGVDLDDEGALAQLAAGSCISVQPGTGHVLLDGEDVASVIRGPAVSAAVSRVARSRAVRDILTRRMRDLARAGGAVLEGRDTGSCVVPDADPKVFLTASLGERARRRWQELRELGYAVSLEEVRENLASRDEADTRRGLAPLTVVEDAVVIDTTGLGIEDTVEAVLRLCQDG; translated from the coding sequence ATGAAGAGCGAAAAAGGGAAAGAGCAGTTCATTGTCGAAAGGGAAGGCAAAACAAGCCGCCGGGTGCGGATTGTTGCCATCGATGGGCCGGCGGGGGCGGGAAAGAGCACGGTGGCGCAGCGGGTAGCGGCCAGGCTGGGATTGGTCTACATCGATACCGGGGGAATGTACCGGGCCCTCACCTTGAAGGCTTTGCGCGCAGGAGTGGACCTGGACGACGAGGGTGCCCTGGCACAGCTGGCCGCCGGCTCGTGCATTTCTGTGCAACCCGGCACAGGCCACGTACTCCTGGACGGGGAAGACGTCGCCTCCGTCATTCGCGGGCCTGCGGTCTCCGCGGCCGTCAGCCGGGTGGCACGATCGCGCGCGGTGCGGGATATCCTCACCCGGCGCATGCGGGATCTGGCCAGGGCTGGAGGAGCGGTCCTGGAGGGTCGCGACACAGGCAGCTGCGTTGTTCCCGATGCCGATCCAAAGGTTTTCCTTACGGCTTCCCTCGGGGAGCGGGCGAGGCGGAGGTGGCAGGAGCTCAGGGAGCTGGGGTACGCGGTGTCCCTGGAGGAGGTCCGGGAAAACCTGGCATCCCGGGACGAGGCCGACACCCGGCGGGGATTGGCTCCTCTGACGGTGGTGGAGGACGCAGTGGTGATCGATACCACCGGGCTGGGCATAGAAGACACAGTGGAGGCGGTGTTGCGGCTGTGTCAGGACGGGTAA